The proteins below are encoded in one region of Chloroflexota bacterium:
- a CDS encoding MFS transporter codes for MTHSAVADDAAFNLTPRAKLEILGAILLALFLFALDQTVVGTALPRIVTDLNGNDLYTWAVTVYLLTATISGPIYGKLSDLFGRRPIVIWAVGLFLVSSVLAGLSQQMWQLILFRGLQGLGGGAVFPIALAVVADLYTPAERGKYLGLFGAVFGVASLVGPGIGGFITDQFSWHWIFFVNVPIGLVSLIILWRLLPPIRRPEAARHIDYVGALVFALAIAPFLIGLTNKQSGQWTDPAVGGLMAVGLAFGALFVFIESRVPEPIVPLDLFRIRAFTISVIAMFLAAFGFFTAVIFLPRWFQTVAGASATESGYNLLPLLAGLIVSAIASGQIVARTGRYKVLMFGSLLLLSLGLWLLTGLRSETDRPILWLWMVLAGIGIGPSFAVFTLIVQNTVSPDRIGVATSSLTFFQQIGGTVGLTVAGTIFAGRLTTEIPAQLIAAGVPQPLVAQFAAGGGGGGGAALDLTGTGDLGLRILASLPAAVRPTIEPLIPAIVNGIHEAFSIALASTFWVGIAGALAAAVIVVFLREEPMRTTFEFAVPAAGEALA; via the coding sequence TCACCGATCTCAACGGCAATGACCTGTACACGTGGGCCGTCACCGTCTACCTCCTCACCGCGACGATCAGCGGGCCGATCTACGGCAAGCTGTCCGACCTCTTCGGTCGGCGGCCGATCGTGATCTGGGCGGTGGGACTCTTCCTCGTCAGTTCCGTCCTCGCCGGGCTCAGCCAGCAGATGTGGCAGCTCATCCTCTTCCGCGGCCTTCAGGGCCTCGGCGGCGGCGCGGTCTTCCCGATCGCGCTCGCCGTGGTCGCCGACCTCTACACGCCGGCCGAGCGCGGCAAATACCTCGGCCTCTTCGGGGCCGTGTTCGGTGTCGCGTCGCTCGTCGGACCGGGGATCGGCGGCTTCATCACGGACCAGTTCAGCTGGCACTGGATCTTCTTCGTCAACGTCCCGATCGGCCTCGTCTCGCTCATCATCCTCTGGCGCCTCCTGCCGCCGATCCGTCGACCCGAGGCGGCTCGCCACATCGACTACGTCGGGGCGCTGGTCTTCGCCCTGGCGATCGCGCCGTTCCTCATCGGCCTGACGAACAAGCAGAGCGGCCAGTGGACGGATCCCGCGGTCGGCGGGCTCATGGCCGTCGGCCTTGCCTTCGGTGCGCTGTTCGTCTTTATCGAATCGCGCGTCCCGGAGCCGATCGTCCCGCTCGACCTGTTCCGGATCCGGGCGTTCACGATCTCCGTGATCGCGATGTTCCTCGCTGCGTTCGGCTTCTTCACCGCGGTCATCTTCCTGCCGCGCTGGTTCCAGACCGTAGCCGGAGCGAGCGCCACCGAGTCCGGCTACAACCTCCTGCCGCTGCTCGCCGGCCTCATCGTCAGTGCGATCGCCTCGGGCCAGATCGTCGCCCGGACCGGTCGGTACAAGGTCCTCATGTTCGGGTCGCTGCTCCTCCTCAGCCTGGGACTCTGGCTCCTCACGGGCCTGCGGTCCGAGACGGACCGGCCCATCCTCTGGCTGTGGATGGTCCTGGCCGGGATCGGGATCGGTCCGTCGTTCGCGGTCTTCACCCTCATCGTTCAGAACACCGTCTCGCCGGATCGGATCGGGGTCGCGACGAGCAGCCTCACCTTCTTCCAGCAGATCGGCGGGACGGTGGGCCTGACAGTCGCCGGCACGATCTTCGCCGGCCGTCTGACGACGGAGATCCCCGCCCAGCTCATCGCCGCCGGCGTTCCCCAGCCGCTCGTCGCGCAGTTCGCCGCCGGCGGTGGCGGTGGGGGAGGGGCTGCCCTCGACCTGACGGGCACCGGCGATCTCGGTCTGCGGATCCTCGCGAGCCTGCCCGCTGCCGTGCGGCCGACGATCGAGCCGCTCATCCCGGCCATCGTGAACGGGATCCACGAGGCGTTCTCGATCGCCCTCGCCTCCACCTTCTGGGTGGGCATCGCCGGGGCGCTCGCGGCCGCTGTCATCGTCGTGTTCCTCCGCGAAGAACCGATGCGCACGACGTTCGAGTTCGCCGTCCCGGCAGCGGGGGAAGCGCTGGCCTGA
- a CDS encoding N-6 DNA methylase — protein sequence MTIATRRLATPSSVNAAIKQIADVMRRSNYAGALQYVPELSWLLFLRILDEREELEAEEAAALDVSFGPSLAAPFRWRDWAAPDGAKRIELGQGAMGAFLPFVNGELLPYLRGLGERAGASARQRVISQVVSAVDKVGVDTERNLLDILDRVDAIRLEAVDQTHLFTLSQAYEGLLLKMGEKNNDGGQFFTPRQVIRAMVRAIDPKAGETVYDPGCGTGGFLAQAFEWMRERLGPGATADQLRTLREGAFWGREKADLVYPIALANLVLHGIDQPHIWHGNTLTGQEVYGGLFSGAPALFDVVLMNPPFGGKEGKEAQTNFAYKTGATQVLFLQHVIGALKPGGRCGMVIDEGVLFRTTETAFVQTKRKLLDDCDLWCILSLPPGVFSSAGAGVKTNLLFFTRGGPTERVWYYDLSDVKVTKKQPLTVDRFDEFFALLPSRAGSDHSWTLSREEIERRGYDLKAVNPNARTEVDTRTPEELLDIIEARGREVDAAIAELRSLLREV from the coding sequence ATGACGATTGCGACTCGACGCCTCGCCACGCCCTCGTCCGTCAACGCCGCGATCAAGCAGATCGCGGACGTCATGCGGCGGTCGAACTACGCGGGCGCCCTCCAGTACGTGCCGGAGCTCTCGTGGCTGCTCTTCCTGCGCATCCTCGACGAGCGGGAGGAGCTCGAGGCGGAGGAGGCGGCGGCGCTCGACGTGAGCTTCGGGCCATCGCTGGCCGCGCCGTTCCGCTGGCGGGACTGGGCCGCGCCGGACGGCGCGAAACGGATAGAACTGGGCCAGGGCGCGATGGGTGCGTTCCTGCCGTTCGTCAACGGAGAGCTGCTGCCGTACCTGCGCGGGTTGGGCGAACGGGCCGGCGCGAGCGCGCGACAGCGCGTCATCAGCCAGGTCGTCTCTGCCGTCGACAAGGTCGGCGTCGACACGGAGCGCAACCTCCTCGACATCCTCGATCGGGTGGATGCGATCCGCCTCGAGGCCGTGGACCAGACGCACCTCTTCACCCTGAGCCAGGCCTACGAGGGCCTGCTCCTCAAGATGGGCGAGAAGAACAACGACGGCGGCCAGTTCTTCACCCCGCGGCAGGTCATCCGGGCGATGGTCCGGGCGATCGACCCGAAGGCCGGCGAGACGGTCTACGACCCCGGCTGCGGGACCGGCGGCTTCCTCGCCCAGGCGTTCGAGTGGATGCGCGAGCGGCTCGGCCCGGGCGCGACCGCGGACCAACTCCGGACGTTGCGCGAGGGCGCGTTCTGGGGTCGGGAGAAGGCGGACCTCGTCTACCCGATCGCGCTCGCCAACCTCGTCCTCCACGGCATCGACCAGCCGCATATCTGGCACGGCAACACGCTCACCGGCCAGGAGGTCTACGGCGGGCTGTTCAGCGGTGCACCGGCGCTGTTCGATGTGGTGCTCATGAACCCGCCGTTCGGTGGCAAGGAGGGCAAGGAAGCCCAGACGAACTTCGCCTACAAGACCGGCGCTACCCAGGTGCTCTTCCTCCAGCACGTCATCGGCGCGCTCAAGCCGGGAGGCCGCTGCGGGATGGTCATCGACGAGGGCGTCCTGTTCCGGACGACCGAGACGGCGTTCGTCCAGACCAAGCGCAAGCTCCTCGACGACTGCGACCTGTGGTGCATCCTCTCGCTGCCGCCGGGCGTCTTCTCCTCCGCTGGTGCGGGCGTGAAGACGAACCTCCTCTTCTTCACGCGGGGCGGCCCGACCGAGCGGGTCTGGTACTACGACCTCTCCGACGTCAAGGTGACGAAGAAGCAGCCGCTGACGGTTGACCGGTTCGACGAGTTCTTCGCTTTGCTCCCGTCGAGGGCCGGGTCGGACCACTCGTGGACGCTATCGCGCGAGGAGATCGAGCGGCGCGGCTACGACCTCAAGGCCGTCAACCCGAACGCCCGGACGGAGGTGGACACCCGGACGCCGGAGGAGCTGCTCGACATCATCGAGGCTCGCGGCCGCGAGGTGGACGCGGCGATCGCCGAGTTGCGCTCGCTGCTTCGCGAAGTCTGA
- a CDS encoding restriction endonuclease subunit S: MADFEGYCSVDQYVFRVGDAIVPEYVAAFMRSPTFLAKAPIDETPGQLPRIRLDEILDVRIDLPVDAEEQHRVAVQVAEQLAVVDSARAASASRRDTAHGLVQGCLAQALEGSLVGWQEVQLRDAVKIQLGKMLSPASRTGLRPVPYLRNANVQWDRFELTEVHEMDFAEEEERKFLLQPGDLLVCEGGEPGRAAIWSGEINRCCYQKALHRLRPIADHADPRFLMYRLWLGALRGEFTGDHAATTIAHLPAIRLAGLTVRLPLIDEQRRIAAELRDRLAAIDSMTQAIEAELETIEALPAAMLRRAFADVAP, translated from the coding sequence GTGGCCGACTTCGAGGGTTACTGCTCAGTGGACCAATACGTCTTCCGGGTCGGCGACGCCATCGTGCCGGAGTATGTGGCGGCGTTCATGCGTAGTCCGACCTTCCTCGCGAAAGCCCCGATCGACGAGACTCCGGGCCAGTTGCCGCGCATTCGCCTTGACGAGATCCTTGATGTCCGGATCGATCTTCCAGTCGATGCGGAGGAGCAGCATCGCGTCGCCGTTCAGGTGGCCGAGCAACTCGCCGTCGTCGATAGCGCCCGGGCCGCGAGCGCATCGCGTCGCGACACCGCCCACGGCCTCGTTCAAGGATGCCTCGCTCAGGCGCTAGAGGGATCGCTCGTCGGCTGGCAGGAAGTCCAGCTTCGCGATGCTGTGAAGATCCAGCTGGGAAAGATGCTGTCGCCAGCGAGCAGGACCGGTCTTCGACCGGTTCCGTATCTTCGCAACGCCAACGTGCAGTGGGACCGGTTCGAGCTAACGGAAGTCCACGAGATGGACTTTGCCGAAGAGGAGGAGCGCAAGTTCCTGCTCCAACCAGGCGACCTCCTCGTGTGCGAGGGCGGAGAGCCGGGTCGCGCCGCGATATGGTCGGGCGAGATTAACCGCTGCTGCTATCAGAAGGCCCTGCATCGCTTGAGGCCCATCGCCGACCACGCCGATCCTCGGTTCCTCATGTATCGACTCTGGTTGGGCGCTCTTCGGGGAGAGTTCACCGGAGACCATGCGGCAACCACCATCGCGCATCTCCCGGCCATTCGCCTCGCGGGCCTGACAGTTCGGTTGCCTCTCATCGACGAGCAGCGTCGGATCGCAGCCGAACTTCGCGACCGACTCGCTGCGATCGACTCGATGACGCAGGCGATCGAAGCCGAGCTCGAAACGATCGAGGCGCTGCCAGCTGCGATGCTCCGACGGGCCTTCGCCGACGTTGCCCCATGA